In one window of Brachyhypopomus gauderio isolate BG-103 chromosome 16, BGAUD_0.2, whole genome shotgun sequence DNA:
- the LOC143477315 gene encoding transmembrane 4 L6 family member 19, producing the protein MTNREEGRLRVRDQLYPGFLILKYLREGSPAHLCKHSPGYSHIPTCSSICPPQVLLAMYSIRCSRCLGLSMVPTAIVSILANVLLLFPGLDYRYICDSHVTPEAVWCTGIWISGFVVLVAVRGFATRYIREGRCLFRADMLCRIAYACVAGLAAFCCFLVNCNGLTNGPLCLHNGTEGQQWSRPLSKTEIEEKSYLYEPERWASACLEPLGVVMWNIILFSTIMTASGLQIAISAVQILHTLLGAICGPGSSKTKDVPA; encoded by the exons ATGACGAACAGAGAGGAAGGTAGATTGCGTGTGCGTGACCAGCTGTATCCAGGCTTCCTCATCCTGAAGTACTTAAGGGAAGGTTCTCCTGCCCACTTGTGCAAACACAGCCCTGGGTATTCTCACATCCCAACCTGCTCTTCCATCTGCCCTCCACAG GTTCTGCTAGCGATGTACTCCATCCGCTGCTCAAGGTGCCTAGGTCTGTCCATGGTTCCCACGGCGATTGTCAGCATACTGGCCAATGTGTTGTTGCTGTTCCCCGGTCTGGACTACCGCTACATCTGTGATAGTCATGTGACTCCGGAAGCTGTGTGGTGCACAGGTATATGGATTTCTGGATTTGTG GTGCTAGTAGCTGTTCGAGGCTTTGCTACCAGATACATAAGAGAAGGACGCTGTCTTTTCAGAGCTGAT ATGCTGTGTCGCATCGCGTATGCATGTGTGGCTGGACTGGCCGCCTTCTGCTGCTTTCTGGTCAATTGTAACGGCCTGACGAACGGCCCCCTGTGCCTGCACAACGGAACCGAGGGCCAGCAGTGGAGCAGACCCCTCAGCAAAACAGAAATTGA GGAGAAGAGCTACTTGTACGAGCCCGAGCGCTGGGCCAGTGCGTGTCTGGAGCCTCTGGGGGTCGTGATGTGGAACATAATTCTCTTCTCCACCATCATGACCGCCAGTGGCCTCCAGATCGCCATCAGTGCTGTACAGATCCTTCACACTTTACTTGGTGCGATCTGTGGACCTGGCTCGTCTAAGACAAAG GATGTTCCGGCGTGA